A window of the Gordonia humi genome harbors these coding sequences:
- the dnaJ gene encoding molecular chaperone DnaJ has protein sequence MAPQREWLERDFYADLGVSSDATAEQIKKAYRKLARELHPDANPGDTAAEERFKRVSEAHSVLADDEKRKEYDEMRNLMASGRFRADGAGGGGFPGGFSGGGGAGGFDIGDLFGGGGGGADLGDMFGGLFGGGGRGRGASTSPRQRRGNDLETETTLAFRDAVQGTTVQLRVTSPSPCTSCHGSGAKAGTSPRTCPTCSGSGFVSRNQGHFGFSEPCSDCQGTGSKIDDPCPDCSGSGVQVRPRTINVRVPQGVEDGQRIRLAGQGEAGRRGAPSGDLYVTVHVMADKVFTRSGNDLKVELPVSFSELVLGATVSVPTLDNSVGVKIPAGTSDGRTLRLKGRGVPKRSGGAGDLLVTVKVSVPGKLDDAATDALKAYAEAEKASGFDPRDGWAR, from the coding sequence ATGGCACCACAGCGTGAATGGCTGGAACGCGATTTCTACGCAGACCTCGGCGTTTCTTCCGACGCCACGGCGGAGCAGATCAAGAAGGCCTATCGGAAGCTGGCCCGCGAACTGCACCCCGACGCGAACCCCGGAGACACTGCCGCCGAGGAGCGCTTCAAACGAGTGTCGGAAGCCCACAGCGTGCTCGCCGACGACGAGAAGCGCAAAGAGTACGACGAGATGCGGAATCTCATGGCCAGCGGCCGATTCCGTGCGGACGGCGCAGGCGGCGGGGGATTCCCCGGCGGTTTCAGCGGCGGTGGCGGAGCCGGTGGCTTCGACATCGGTGACCTGTTCGGCGGTGGCGGAGGCGGCGCCGACCTCGGCGACATGTTCGGCGGCCTCTTCGGAGGCGGCGGCCGCGGCCGCGGAGCGTCGACGAGCCCCCGCCAACGCCGTGGCAACGATCTCGAGACCGAGACGACGCTCGCATTCCGTGACGCCGTGCAGGGCACGACCGTGCAGTTGCGGGTCACGAGCCCGTCGCCGTGCACCAGCTGCCACGGCTCCGGAGCCAAGGCGGGCACCAGCCCGCGGACCTGCCCGACCTGCTCGGGCTCCGGATTCGTCAGTCGGAACCAGGGCCACTTCGGGTTCTCCGAGCCGTGCTCGGACTGCCAGGGAACCGGTTCCAAGATCGACGATCCGTGCCCGGACTGCTCCGGCTCGGGTGTGCAGGTCCGACCGCGCACGATCAACGTCCGCGTCCCGCAGGGCGTCGAGGACGGGCAGCGCATCCGACTCGCCGGTCAAGGCGAGGCCGGGCGACGTGGCGCCCCGTCGGGCGACCTGTACGTGACCGTTCACGTGATGGCCGACAAGGTCTTCACACGCAGCGGCAACGACCTGAAGGTGGAACTCCCGGTGTCGTTCTCCGAGCTGGTGCTCGGTGCGACGGTGTCGGTGCCCACTTTGGACAACAGTGTCGGCGTGAAGATCCCCGCGGGTACGTCGGACGGGCGTACCCTGCGGCTGAAGGGCCGCGGCGTCCCGAAGCGCTCGGGTGGCGCGGGTGACCTCCTGGTCACCGTGAAGGTGTCGGTGCCGGGCAAGCTCGACGACGCCGCCACCGACGCGTTGAAGGCGTACGCCGAAGCAGAGAAGGCCAGCGGGTTCGACCCACGAGACGGATGGGCGCGGTGA
- a CDS encoding MmoB/DmpM family protein: MTNTRPVGIDIQESDDNRMLVHAIASDNPDMTVQQLPGLMKLSAPGRIEINRETIEDRLGREWETGEFQLAIVTYTGNFAEWDDDQIIVAWDH, from the coding sequence ATGACCAACACCCGCCCCGTCGGCATCGACATCCAGGAATCCGACGACAACCGGATGCTGGTGCACGCCATCGCCTCCGACAACCCGGACATGACCGTCCAGCAGCTCCCCGGCCTGATGAAGCTGTCCGCGCCGGGCCGCATCGAGATCAACCGCGAGACCATCGAAGACCGACTCGGGCGCGAATGGGAGACGGGCGAGTTCCAGCTCGCCATCGTCACCTACACCGGGAACTTCGCCGAATGGGACGACGACCAGATCATCGTCGCCTGGGACCACTGA
- a CDS encoding heat shock protein transcriptional repressor HspR — protein sequence MATEKPGGNPAEAAATYLISVAAELAGMHAQTLRTYDRLGIVTPQRTSGGGRRYSSRDVELLREVQRLSQDEGVNLAGVKRIIELTDQVDALRAHVVELQDELDTVRRTGRPGAELVPVPHTNALVVWQPRKRKR from the coding sequence ATGGCTACGGAGAAGCCCGGCGGTAACCCGGCGGAGGCGGCCGCGACCTATCTGATCTCGGTGGCCGCCGAGTTGGCGGGCATGCATGCGCAGACTCTGCGCACGTACGACCGACTCGGCATCGTCACGCCGCAGCGCACCAGCGGCGGCGGGCGACGCTACTCCTCGCGTGACGTGGAACTGCTCCGCGAAGTGCAGCGTCTCTCGCAGGACGAGGGCGTCAACCTCGCGGGCGTGAAACGCATCATCGAGTTGACCGACCAGGTCGACGCCCTGCGGGCCCACGTCGTCGAGCTGCAGGACGAGCTCGACACGGTGCGTCGGACGGGACGGCCGGGGGCCGAACTCGTTCCGGTGCCGCACACCAATGCGTTGGTCGTGTGGCAGCCGCGGAAACGGAAGCGCTGA
- a CDS encoding phenol hydroxylase subunit P4: MAVKALYEYDYPAADRAEVFGDDQLVYVHWIGNPLFCSAAAVRVPKDMTWSAFVADVVTPWAQTDPDFDPSSITGWKLFDDDFAPADDASLTAAGVGHKSLVKFTVSN, translated from the coding sequence ATGGCTGTGAAGGCACTGTACGAGTACGACTACCCGGCCGCCGACCGCGCGGAGGTGTTCGGCGACGACCAGCTGGTCTACGTCCACTGGATCGGCAACCCGCTGTTCTGCTCGGCCGCCGCGGTCCGCGTCCCGAAGGACATGACGTGGTCGGCGTTCGTCGCCGACGTCGTCACGCCGTGGGCGCAGACCGACCCCGACTTCGACCCGTCGTCGATCACCGGTTGGAAGCTGTTCGACGACGACTTCGCCCCGGCCGACGACGCGTCGCTGACCGCCGCGGGAGTCGGGCACAAGTCGCTGGTCAAGTTCACGGTGTCGAACTGA
- a CDS encoding 2Fe-2S iron-sulfur cluster-binding protein codes for MTETFTVTVEPLGTELTCRADQSVLDACLRNGVWLPHACTHGTCGTCKAEVLDGEVDFGDASPYALVDSDRDDGYALMCVATPKEDIVIEGDVELEEGIEIYPVRDFTGTIAILDEAAPNVKRMVIDLDEPMDFNPGQYVQLNMPDGDDRPYSIASSPSEPSRIELHIKRSEGGAATDGWIFKDLNAGDPISLSGPYGQFFFHPAKDKPLILLGSGTGLAPLKSILRHVAELDDEGEWEHEVVLFHGVATGDDLYEHEWLSEFADDREWFTYQPAVSREEFDGRQGRVPVLLTEDFPRAGGNSAYICGNPAMVEDTMKALMQARLFPRDIYREDFFDSADRAAGGHVVRSPLIKR; via the coding sequence ATGACCGAGACGTTCACCGTGACGGTGGAGCCGTTGGGCACCGAGTTGACCTGTCGCGCAGACCAGTCCGTGCTCGACGCCTGTCTACGGAACGGGGTGTGGCTGCCGCACGCCTGCACGCACGGCACGTGTGGAACCTGCAAGGCGGAGGTCCTCGACGGTGAGGTCGACTTCGGCGACGCGTCGCCGTACGCGTTGGTCGACAGCGACCGCGACGACGGCTACGCGCTGATGTGCGTCGCGACGCCGAAAGAGGACATCGTCATCGAGGGCGACGTCGAACTGGAGGAGGGCATCGAGATCTATCCGGTGCGCGACTTCACCGGCACGATCGCGATCCTCGACGAGGCCGCGCCGAACGTCAAGCGGATGGTCATCGATCTCGACGAGCCGATGGACTTCAATCCGGGCCAGTACGTGCAGTTGAACATGCCCGACGGTGACGATCGACCGTACTCGATCGCGAGCAGCCCGAGCGAGCCGTCGCGCATCGAGCTGCACATCAAACGATCCGAGGGCGGTGCGGCCACCGACGGGTGGATCTTCAAGGATCTGAACGCGGGCGATCCGATCAGCCTGTCGGGACCGTACGGCCAGTTCTTCTTCCACCCGGCGAAGGACAAGCCGCTGATCCTGTTGGGGAGCGGCACCGGTTTGGCACCGCTCAAGTCGATCCTGCGGCATGTCGCCGAACTCGACGACGAGGGCGAGTGGGAGCACGAGGTGGTCTTGTTCCACGGCGTCGCCACGGGCGACGACCTGTACGAACACGAGTGGCTCAGTGAGTTCGCGGACGACCGCGAGTGGTTCACGTACCAGCCGGCGGTGTCGCGGGAGGAGTTCGACGGCAGACAGGGCCGCGTGCCCGTCCTGCTGACCGAGGACTTCCCGCGCGCCGGCGGCAACTCCGCGTACATCTGCGGCAACCCCGCCATGGTCGAGGACACGATGAAGGCGCTGATGCAGGCGCGCCTGTTCCCCCGCGACATCTACCGCGAGGACTTCTTCGACTCCGCCGATCGAGCCGCAGGCGGTCACGTGGTGAGGAGCCCGCTGATCAAGCGGTAG
- a CDS encoding YHS domain-containing protein, whose protein sequence is MTTAKTPRRAKKLPMKQRYSLLTRDLDWEPSYVEREELYPYTSYEGIKIHDWDGWEDPFRLTVDAYFKYQAEKDKRLYAVLDSFAQSQGHLSLSDASYLNAIKLFIQGVTPLEYQAHRHFAYLARYLEGPAPRFAALCQSVDELRHCQTQIHTISNYNKYYDWFHSFSQMHDRVWYLSVPKSLFDDAMTAGPFEFLISISFSFEYLLTNLLFVPFMSGASFNGDMPTMSFGFSAQSDESRHMTLGLEAIKFLLEQDEDNVPIIQEWVDKWFWRAYRMSALVAGMMDYMLPKPVMSWKEAFELYFEQQMLGGLFPDLEFYGIKPPRHVADAVAEKDKLSHEVYKILHNFSFAASFTTQTPTPEKMAWLSEQYGEAFDEFYAPTWEKHRRIEDEGGRVFFQGLPQLCQVCQVCQVPMAFTESDDPTKISFRTSEFKEETYHTCSDGCQWIFEREPEKYIQAWLPVHQILQGNCGGPTVPEVLDWYGVQEGDNGEYKGSRDHQSWLEWHGETTEKEA, encoded by the coding sequence ATGACCACCGCCAAGACCCCTCGCCGCGCCAAGAAGCTCCCCATGAAGCAGCGGTACTCGCTGCTCACCCGTGACCTCGACTGGGAACCGTCCTATGTCGAGCGCGAGGAGCTCTACCCGTACACCTCGTACGAGGGCATCAAGATCCACGACTGGGACGGCTGGGAGGACCCGTTCCGGCTGACCGTCGACGCCTATTTCAAGTACCAGGCCGAGAAGGACAAGCGTCTCTACGCCGTACTCGACTCGTTCGCGCAGAGCCAGGGGCACCTGAGTCTGTCGGACGCGTCGTATCTGAACGCGATCAAGCTGTTCATTCAGGGCGTCACCCCGCTCGAATACCAGGCACACCGCCACTTCGCGTACCTCGCGCGGTACCTCGAGGGTCCGGCGCCCCGGTTCGCCGCACTGTGTCAGAGCGTCGACGAGTTGCGTCACTGCCAGACACAGATCCACACCATCAGCAACTACAACAAGTATTACGACTGGTTCCACTCGTTCTCGCAGATGCACGACCGCGTCTGGTATCTGTCGGTGCCCAAGTCGTTGTTCGACGACGCCATGACCGCGGGTCCGTTCGAGTTCCTGATCTCGATCTCGTTCAGCTTCGAGTACCTGCTGACCAACCTGTTGTTCGTGCCGTTCATGTCGGGCGCCAGCTTCAACGGCGACATGCCGACGATGAGCTTCGGGTTCTCGGCGCAGTCGGACGAGAGCAGGCACATGACACTCGGCCTGGAGGCCATCAAGTTCCTGCTCGAGCAGGACGAGGACAACGTGCCGATCATCCAGGAGTGGGTCGACAAGTGGTTCTGGCGCGCGTACCGCATGTCGGCGCTGGTCGCCGGAATGATGGACTACATGCTTCCCAAGCCGGTGATGAGTTGGAAGGAGGCGTTCGAACTGTACTTCGAGCAGCAGATGCTCGGCGGTCTGTTCCCGGACCTGGAGTTCTACGGCATCAAGCCGCCGCGCCACGTCGCCGACGCCGTCGCCGAGAAGGACAAGCTCTCGCACGAAGTCTACAAGATCCTGCACAACTTCTCGTTCGCCGCATCGTTCACCACGCAGACCCCGACGCCGGAGAAGATGGCGTGGCTGTCCGAACAGTACGGCGAGGCGTTCGACGAGTTCTATGCGCCGACATGGGAGAAGCACCGTCGCATCGAGGACGAGGGCGGCCGCGTCTTCTTCCAGGGGTTGCCGCAGCTGTGCCAGGTGTGCCAGGTGTGCCAGGTGCCGATGGCGTTCACCGAATCCGACGATCCGACCAAGATCTCTTTCCGCACAAGCGAATTCAAGGAAGAGACCTACCACACCTGCAGCGACGGCTGCCAGTGGATCTTCGAGCGTGAGCCCGAGAAGTACATCCAGGCGTGGTTGCCCGTGCACCAGATCCTGCAGGGCAACTGCGGTGGCCCGACGGTGCCCGAGGTCCTCGACTGGTACGGCGTCCAGGAGGGCGACAACGGTGAGTACAAGGGCTCCCGCGATCACCAGTCGTGGTTGGAATGGCACGGCGAGACTACTGAGAAGGAGGCCTGA
- a CDS encoding phenol 2-monooxygenase: MQYELKYKVIEPKRHTYQNIIDRFGDQPATRYQEATLDIEPRENFHYRPTWDSERELYDERYSALRLTDPYTFADPRQFYYTPYVTNRAAFHDEFGKTVAYLESRDLLAKMPQGWQTVLGTVVLPLRHYESGAQLVSVAGARFAYGSSLSQCASFAAFDRIGNAQILSRVGIALGSGTADRLGLAKTEWLEGAHLQPLRKLIEEIMVTDDWAEGLLAVDEIDKRIYPAFYSGLDEAALLGGAGAYSLFAQHMTTWFKDQRKWLDALIKTWREDATHGEANAAVLDRVEREWGARAQEAVDALLAVAADHIDLDSLEEA, translated from the coding sequence ATGCAGTACGAACTCAAATACAAGGTCATCGAGCCCAAGCGCCACACCTACCAGAACATCATCGATCGCTTCGGCGACCAGCCGGCCACCCGCTACCAGGAGGCCACGCTCGACATCGAGCCGCGGGAGAACTTCCACTACCGTCCCACCTGGGACTCCGAGCGCGAACTGTACGACGAGCGCTACTCCGCGCTGCGCCTGACCGATCCGTACACGTTCGCCGATCCGCGACAGTTCTACTACACGCCGTACGTGACCAACCGCGCCGCATTCCACGACGAGTTCGGCAAGACGGTCGCGTACTTGGAATCGCGCGATCTGCTGGCCAAGATGCCGCAGGGGTGGCAGACCGTGCTCGGCACCGTCGTCCTGCCGCTGCGTCATTACGAGTCGGGCGCGCAGTTGGTGAGCGTCGCCGGTGCACGATTCGCATACGGATCGTCGCTGTCACAGTGCGCGAGCTTCGCTGCGTTCGACCGGATCGGCAACGCGCAGATCCTCTCCCGCGTCGGGATCGCGCTCGGCAGCGGCACCGCCGACCGTCTGGGTCTGGCCAAGACCGAATGGCTCGAGGGCGCGCATCTGCAGCCACTGCGCAAGCTGATCGAGGAGATCATGGTCACGGACGACTGGGCCGAGGGACTCCTCGCCGTCGACGAGATCGACAAGCGCATCTACCCAGCCTTCTACTCCGGACTCGACGAGGCCGCTCTCCTCGGCGGTGCGGGCGCGTACAGCCTGTTCGCCCAGCACATGACCACGTGGTTCAAAGATCAGCGCAAGTGGCTCGACGCGCTGATCAAGACCTGGCGTGAGGACGCCACGCACGGCGAGGCCAACGCCGCCGTCCTCGACCGCGTCGAACGCGAATGGGGCGCCCGTGCGCAGGAGGCGGTCGATGCACTGCTCGCCGTCGCCGCGGACCACATCGATCTCGACTCGCTGGAGGAAGCATGA
- the lon gene encoding endopeptidase La, giving the protein MSDNISVPVLFVPDLVVLPGMVVPVPLDETAQAAVDAARSGDENKILIAPRLDDRYPTHGVIASIVQVGRVPGQEQHVAVVRGEQRAHIGTGTTGPGAALWVQVDLVDETPVTEQTKELAAEYRKVVLAMLQRREAWQVIDAVNKLTDPSALADTSGYSSWLTNEQKRELLETGDIDARLRLLIEWTGEHLAETEVSDKIASDVRDGMEKTQKEFLLRQQLNAIRKELGEDEPDGADDYRGRVEAADLPDKVREAALREVGKLERSTDQSPEAGWIRTWLDTVLDLPWNVTTDDSVDLAGAREILDADHHGLDDVKDRIVEYLAVRSRRAQRGMSVVGGRGSGAVMVLAGPPGVGKTSLGESVARALGRKFVRVALGGVRDEAEIRGHRRTYVGALPGRIVRAIGEAGSMNPVVLLDEIDKVGSDYRGDPAAALLEVLDPAQNHTFRDHYLDLDLDLSDVVFLATANVVENIPSALLDRMELVTIDGYTEDDKVAIARDYLVPRQMERAALTADEVTITDDALREVAANYTREPGVRQFERLLAKALRKVAVKESTEPGAITVDVDDLVDYLGRPRFTPETAERTEVPGVATGLAVTGMGGDVLFIEALSAGGIDSARSAEGGARSADGRGPQLKLTGQLGDVMKESAQIALSYVQAHAADFGIDPAALDGTVHIHFPAGAVPKDGPSAGVTMVTALVSMLTGRRVRSDVGMTGEVTLNGRVLPIGGVKQKLLAAQRNGLKTVFIPQRNEPDLDDVPAEVLDALEVKPMVDVAEIVAQALEQAQTESKAA; this is encoded by the coding sequence ATGTCTGACAACATTTCCGTTCCCGTGCTGTTCGTTCCCGATCTGGTGGTGCTCCCCGGGATGGTGGTCCCGGTGCCGCTGGACGAGACGGCGCAGGCCGCGGTCGACGCGGCGCGCTCGGGAGACGAGAACAAGATCCTGATCGCACCGCGACTGGACGATCGCTACCCGACGCACGGCGTGATCGCGTCGATCGTGCAGGTCGGCCGCGTCCCGGGACAGGAACAGCACGTCGCGGTGGTCCGCGGCGAACAACGCGCTCACATCGGAACCGGAACCACCGGTCCGGGCGCGGCACTGTGGGTGCAGGTCGACCTCGTCGACGAGACGCCCGTCACCGAGCAGACCAAGGAGCTCGCGGCCGAATACCGCAAGGTGGTTCTGGCGATGCTGCAACGTCGTGAGGCGTGGCAGGTCATCGACGCGGTCAACAAGCTCACCGACCCGTCGGCGCTGGCCGACACGTCCGGGTACTCGTCGTGGCTCACGAACGAGCAGAAGAGGGAACTCCTCGAGACCGGCGACATCGACGCGCGGTTGCGGCTGCTCATCGAGTGGACGGGCGAGCATCTCGCCGAAACCGAGGTCAGCGACAAGATCGCATCCGACGTCCGGGACGGCATGGAGAAGACGCAGAAGGAGTTCCTCCTGCGCCAACAGCTCAACGCGATTCGCAAGGAGCTCGGCGAGGACGAGCCCGACGGCGCCGACGACTACCGTGGTCGCGTCGAGGCCGCGGATCTCCCCGACAAGGTCCGCGAGGCGGCGCTGCGGGAAGTCGGCAAGCTCGAACGGTCGACCGACCAGAGCCCGGAAGCGGGCTGGATCCGTACCTGGCTCGACACCGTCCTCGACCTGCCGTGGAACGTCACCACCGACGACTCCGTCGACCTGGCGGGCGCACGGGAGATCCTCGACGCCGACCACCACGGGCTCGACGACGTCAAGGATCGGATCGTGGAATACCTGGCGGTTCGGAGCCGTCGCGCGCAGCGCGGCATGTCCGTCGTCGGCGGACGCGGGTCGGGCGCCGTGATGGTGCTCGCCGGTCCTCCCGGAGTCGGCAAGACCTCGCTCGGCGAATCGGTCGCCCGGGCGCTCGGGCGCAAGTTCGTGCGCGTGGCCCTCGGCGGCGTGCGCGACGAGGCGGAGATCCGCGGACACCGCCGCACGTATGTCGGCGCGCTGCCCGGACGCATCGTCCGCGCGATCGGCGAGGCGGGATCGATGAATCCCGTCGTCCTGCTCGACGAGATCGACAAGGTCGGTTCGGACTACCGGGGCGACCCGGCGGCCGCCCTGCTCGAAGTCTTGGACCCGGCGCAGAACCACACGTTCCGCGACCACTACCTGGACCTCGACCTGGATCTGAGCGACGTCGTGTTCCTCGCGACCGCCAACGTCGTCGAGAACATCCCGTCGGCTCTGCTCGACCGCATGGAGCTCGTCACCATCGACGGTTACACCGAGGACGACAAGGTCGCCATCGCCCGGGACTACCTGGTCCCGCGCCAGATGGAACGCGCCGCGCTCACCGCCGACGAAGTGACGATCACCGACGACGCGCTGCGCGAGGTCGCCGCGAACTACACCCGAGAACCGGGAGTGCGGCAGTTCGAGCGACTCCTCGCCAAGGCACTGCGCAAGGTGGCGGTCAAGGAGTCGACCGAGCCGGGTGCGATCACCGTCGACGTCGACGATCTCGTCGACTACCTGGGGCGGCCCCGCTTCACGCCGGAGACGGCCGAGCGGACCGAAGTCCCCGGTGTCGCGACCGGACTGGCCGTGACCGGAATGGGTGGCGATGTGCTGTTCATCGAAGCGTTGTCGGCCGGGGGCATCGACTCCGCTCGATCAGCAGAAGGCGGCGCTCGATCAGCAGACGGGCGCGGCCCGCAGCTCAAGCTGACCGGGCAGCTCGGCGACGTGATGAAGGAGTCGGCGCAGATCGCGCTGAGCTACGTGCAGGCGCACGCGGCCGACTTCGGGATCGACCCGGCCGCACTCGACGGCACGGTGCACATCCACTTCCCGGCGGGCGCCGTTCCCAAGGATGGACCGTCGGCGGGTGTCACGATGGTCACCGCGCTGGTGTCGATGCTCACCGGGCGACGAGTTCGCAGCGACGTCGGCATGACCGGCGAGGTGACGCTCAACGGGCGTGTCCTCCCGATCGGCGGCGTCAAACAGAAGCTGCTCGCCGCGCAACGCAACGGGCTGAAGACCGTCTTCATCCCGCAGCGCAACGAGCCCGATCTCGACGACGTCCCGGCGGAGGTCCTCGACGCACTCGAGGTGAAGCCGATGGTCGACGTCGCCGAGATCGTCGCGCAGGCGCTGGAACAAGCACAGACGGAATCGAAGGCCGCATAG
- a CDS encoding nitroreductase family protein, which translates to MTLVERFDSDDFDLTQTDALLSTTRSVRKRLDLTREVPDDVVLECLRLAVQSPTGSNNQGWRWLVVRDADTKEKLAEIYRRGGGEYLANGAANAEEGTQSGRVATSANYLAEHLGEVPVLVIPLIIGRLDQVSDSPNTAAAAGLMGSILPATWTFQLALRSRGLGSCYTTLHLNEEAAAADVLGIPPHMTQAGLIPVAYTTGTSFRSAQRPPVEEITYLDRYKNPIR; encoded by the coding sequence ATGACCCTCGTAGAGCGCTTCGATTCCGACGACTTCGACCTGACCCAGACCGACGCCCTCCTGTCGACGACGCGGTCGGTCCGAAAGCGACTCGATCTGACCCGCGAGGTCCCCGACGACGTCGTCCTCGAGTGCCTGCGGCTCGCGGTGCAGTCGCCGACCGGCTCCAACAACCAGGGCTGGCGGTGGCTGGTGGTCCGTGATGCCGACACCAAGGAGAAGCTCGCAGAGATCTACCGGCGCGGCGGCGGCGAGTACCTCGCCAATGGAGCCGCCAACGCTGAGGAGGGCACCCAGTCCGGCCGCGTCGCGACCAGCGCCAACTACCTCGCCGAACATCTCGGTGAGGTCCCGGTACTGGTGATTCCACTGATCATCGGACGTCTCGATCAGGTCAGCGACTCGCCGAACACGGCGGCCGCGGCCGGTCTGATGGGGTCGATCCTCCCCGCGACATGGACCTTCCAGCTCGCGCTGCGCAGCCGTGGACTCGGCAGCTGTTACACGACGCTGCACCTCAACGAGGAGGCCGCGGCCGCCGACGTCCTCGGCATCCCGCCGCATATGACACAGGCCGGACTCATCCCCGTCGCCTACACGACCGGCACCTCGTTCCGATCGGCACAGCGTCCGCCCGTCGAGGAGATCACCTACCTCGACCGGTACAAGAACCCGATCCGATGA
- a CDS encoding ArsR/SmtB family transcription factor has translation MDAFDALADPVRRQLLQRLAAGSARVVDLAAEYPISRPAVSRHLRILSEASLVTVTPQGRERHYAIAYDGLESVRDYLATLRGRPPVPERALDALELEVRRTTRERDSSSGRAENHDDDHSKEHSA, from the coding sequence ATGGACGCGTTCGATGCACTCGCCGACCCGGTGCGACGGCAACTGCTGCAGCGACTCGCTGCCGGGTCGGCGCGGGTCGTCGATCTCGCCGCCGAGTATCCGATCAGCCGTCCGGCCGTCAGCAGACATCTGCGCATATTGTCCGAAGCATCGCTCGTCACCGTGACGCCCCAGGGCCGTGAACGGCACTACGCGATCGCCTATGACGGCCTCGAATCGGTGCGCGACTACCTCGCCACACTTCGCGGCAGGCCACCCGTTCCCGAACGGGCACTCGACGCCCTTGAACTCGAGGTACGTCGAACCACTCGTGAGCGTGATTCCAGTTCGGGACGAGCAGAGAACCACGACGACGACCACAGCAAGGAGCACAGCGCATGA
- a CDS encoding nuclear transport factor 2 family protein has translation MNDAARIVATGEDARFQAMIDGDVDAFARLCHPDLVYTHSSGVTDTLDEYLAKVREGFYVYHRVDHPIHDIRIVDDVALVIGEMNADITANGVDKSMRNASLAVWKQVDGEWLLLAFQGTPVPVV, from the coding sequence ATGAACGATGCGGCGAGGATCGTCGCAACCGGTGAAGACGCTCGCTTCCAGGCGATGATCGACGGCGACGTCGACGCCTTCGCGCGACTCTGCCATCCGGACCTGGTGTACACGCACTCCTCCGGTGTCACCGACACGCTCGACGAGTACCTCGCCAAAGTGCGCGAGGGCTTCTACGTGTACCACCGCGTCGACCACCCGATCCACGATATCCGCATCGTCGACGACGTCGCCCTGGTGATCGGCGAGATGAACGCCGACATCACCGCGAACGGCGTCGACAAATCGATGCGGAACGCGAGCCTGGCGGTGTGGAAACAGGTGGACGGGGAGTGGCTGCTGTTGGCGTTCCAGGGGACGCCGGTCCCGGTGGTCTAG
- a CDS encoding SRPBCC family protein, translating into MNAPTPTGRRRDHGGETYCEWQRTFHAPIDDVWAAVTEPERLARWIGTWTGDPADDHVKFQMLFEGDDMPSERFRIDECDRPRRLRITTSMPYDGDDPEHWLLRLDLEESDGITTLTFAQNVPDPKMAEGVGPGWDYYLDRMAAAETGADVTAVDFARYSPEMSGYYVAEFGD; encoded by the coding sequence ATGAACGCTCCGACCCCGACCGGTCGCCGCCGCGATCACGGCGGCGAAACCTACTGCGAGTGGCAACGCACCTTCCACGCACCGATAGACGACGTCTGGGCCGCCGTCACCGAACCCGAACGGCTCGCCCGCTGGATCGGCACGTGGACCGGAGATCCCGCCGACGACCACGTGAAGTTTCAGATGCTTTTCGAGGGCGACGACATGCCTTCGGAGCGCTTCCGCATCGACGAGTGCGATCGCCCTCGACGACTTCGGATCACCACGTCGATGCCCTACGACGGCGACGATCCCGAACACTGGCTACTGCGACTCGACCTCGAAGAGTCCGACGGCATCACAACTCTGACGTTCGCGCAGAACGTCCCGGATCCGAAGATGGCCGAGGGCGTCGGACCTGGCTGGGACTACTACCTCGACCGAATGGCGGCCGCCGAGACCGGTGCCGACGTCACCGCGGTCGACTTCGCCCGCTACTCACCCGAGATGTCGGGATACTACGTGGCGGAATTCGGCGACTGA